The Microbacterium paraoxydans genome includes a window with the following:
- a CDS encoding LLM class flavin-dependent oxidoreductase — translation MSEQSGAQAMQFGIMSVSDITRDPTTGVTPSEQERIKATLAIATHAEEVGLDVFAIGEHHNPPFWSSSPTTFLAALAAQTERLIVSTSTTLITTNDPVRIAEEYAMLQHVSDGRMDLMLGRGNTGPVYPWFGQDIRQGLPLAIENYALLHKLWREDVVDWEGKFRTPLQGFTSTPRPLDGIAPFVWHGSIRTPEIAEQAAYYGDGFFANNIFWPKEHYQRLIELYRQRFEHYGHGTREQAIVGLGGQVFMAAKSQDAVNQFRPYFDNAPVYGHGPSMEDFTEMTPLTVGSPQQVIDRYAAMREHYGDYQRQLFLIDHAGLPLKTVLEQLDILGSEVVPVLRKELAKDRPSTVPDAPTHAARVQATYGDGPTRQARPGANRGDNLTGDSPYQDTPAPAGAAFGLGRKEA, via the coding sequence ATGAGCGAGCAGTCAGGCGCGCAGGCGATGCAGTTCGGCATCATGTCGGTCAGCGACATCACCCGCGACCCCACCACGGGAGTCACCCCCAGCGAGCAGGAGCGGATCAAGGCGACGCTGGCCATCGCCACGCATGCCGAGGAGGTGGGCCTCGACGTCTTCGCCATCGGCGAGCACCACAACCCGCCGTTCTGGTCGTCGAGCCCCACGACGTTCCTCGCCGCGCTCGCCGCCCAGACGGAACGCCTCATCGTCTCCACCTCGACGACGCTGATCACGACGAACGACCCGGTGCGCATCGCCGAGGAGTACGCGATGCTGCAGCACGTCTCGGACGGCCGCATGGACCTCATGCTGGGCCGCGGCAACACCGGCCCGGTGTACCCGTGGTTCGGGCAGGACATCCGTCAGGGCCTTCCGCTCGCGATCGAGAACTACGCGCTGCTGCACAAGCTGTGGCGCGAGGACGTCGTCGACTGGGAGGGCAAGTTCCGCACGCCGCTGCAGGGCTTCACCTCCACGCCCCGTCCGCTCGACGGCATCGCCCCGTTCGTGTGGCACGGTTCGATCCGCACCCCGGAGATCGCGGAGCAGGCCGCGTACTACGGCGACGGCTTCTTCGCGAACAACATCTTCTGGCCGAAGGAGCACTACCAGCGGCTCATCGAGCTGTACCGTCAGCGCTTCGAGCACTACGGCCACGGCACGCGCGAGCAGGCGATCGTCGGTCTCGGCGGCCAGGTGTTCATGGCCGCGAAGTCGCAGGACGCGGTGAACCAGTTCCGCCCGTACTTCGACAACGCGCCCGTCTACGGTCACGGCCCCAGCATGGAGGACTTCACCGAGATGACCCCGCTGACCGTGGGATCGCCGCAGCAGGTGATCGACCGGTACGCGGCGATGCGCGAGCACTACGGCGACTACCAGCGCCAGCTGTTCCTCATCGACCACGCGGGTCTGCCGCTGAAGACGGTCCTCGAGCAGCTCGACATCCTCGGCTCCGAGGTCGTGCCGGTGCTCCGCAAGGAGCTCGCGAAGGACCGCCCGTCCACGGTGCCCGACGCGCCGACCCACGCCGCGCGTGTGCAGGCGACGTACGGCGACGGGCCCACGCGGCAGGCGCGCCCCGGTGCGAACCGCGGAGACAACCTCACCGGGGACTCGCCCTACCAGGACACGCCGGCGCCCGCGGGTGCCGCCTTCGGACTCGGCCGGAAGGAGGCCTGA
- a CDS encoding FMN reductase — protein sequence MTTRRIAVVSAGLSNPSSTRMLADRLAAETVKALAERDIEATVDVIELRDHAHDITNNMLTGFAPPALETAINTVVSADALIAVTPIFSTSYSGLFKSFIDVLDPDALTGKPVLIGANAGTPRHSLAIDYAIRPLFAYLHAEAVSTGVFAASSDWGGAGDDVAPLAKRVEKGARELAEAVARRDAAAVVDPYDPATYLGEGRSFGHMLGGLAGE from the coding sequence ATGACCACGCGTCGCATCGCCGTCGTCTCGGCGGGGCTGTCCAACCCCTCGTCCACCCGGATGCTCGCCGACCGGCTGGCCGCGGAGACCGTGAAGGCGCTCGCGGAGCGCGACATCGAGGCCACCGTCGACGTGATCGAGCTGCGCGACCACGCGCACGACATCACGAACAACATGCTGACAGGCTTCGCGCCTCCCGCACTCGAGACGGCGATCAACACCGTCGTCTCGGCCGACGCCCTCATCGCGGTCACCCCGATCTTCTCGACGAGCTACTCAGGGTTGTTCAAGTCGTTCATCGACGTGCTCGACCCGGACGCGCTCACCGGCAAGCCGGTGCTGATCGGAGCGAACGCGGGAACGCCGCGGCACTCGCTCGCGATCGACTACGCGATCCGTCCGCTGTTCGCCTACCTGCATGCCGAGGCCGTCTCGACGGGCGTCTTCGCGGCGTCGAGCGACTGGGGCGGCGCGGGGGACGACGTCGCGCCGCTGGCGAAGCGGGTCGAGAAGGGAGCGAGGGAACTCGCCGAGGCGGTCGCGCGCCGGGATGCCGCCGCCGTCGTCGACCCGTACGACCCCGCCACCTACCTGGGCGAGGGACGCTCCTTCGGTCACATGCTCGGCGGTCTCGCCGGGGAGTGA
- a CDS encoding acyltransferase family protein produces MSTTGVGTTGPSTGPVPRRRRRVPFWDNARYACIVLVVLGHAIQRLSYDSDIAFAFYLALYAFHMPAFAIISGYFSKSGSPTRTQMARVITDIILPYVIFEALWTLTKWLVEGETTPNPTQPSWTLWFLLALGIFRLVLPYLALLRWPLLWTIVISIGAGYLPNVDSTFSLSRTLGLLPFFTLGWWLREKNVVDRLRLLDVRPWWSRVLALVVLGTAGWAAWNWLPLWQAVDLRHWLFYEDSYVDLVGDQWWAGGIRILLMLLAVVLCAAFFALIPRGAYWWTTFGQYTMYVYLLHSFVLYPFRESGVLRDLEPTWFWLPAVTALSVVLALLLATKPVRRVFRPLVEPRPRWLFADPELASREGRRNDPTGSRRPR; encoded by the coding sequence ATGAGCACCACCGGGGTCGGCACCACAGGACCCAGCACCGGACCGGTTCCCCGCAGACGCCGCCGCGTGCCCTTCTGGGACAACGCCCGCTACGCCTGCATCGTCCTCGTCGTGCTGGGCCATGCCATCCAGCGCCTCAGCTACGACTCGGACATCGCCTTCGCCTTCTATCTGGCGCTCTACGCGTTCCACATGCCGGCGTTCGCCATCATCTCGGGCTACTTCTCCAAGTCGGGCTCCCCCACCCGGACGCAGATGGCCCGCGTCATCACCGACATCATCCTCCCCTACGTCATCTTCGAGGCGCTCTGGACGCTCACGAAGTGGCTCGTGGAGGGAGAGACCACCCCGAACCCGACGCAGCCCAGCTGGACGCTCTGGTTCCTGCTCGCGCTCGGGATCTTCCGTCTCGTCCTCCCGTACCTCGCGCTCCTGCGCTGGCCGCTGCTGTGGACGATCGTGATCTCCATCGGCGCCGGCTACCTGCCGAACGTCGACAGCACGTTCTCACTCTCCCGGACCCTGGGCCTGCTGCCGTTCTTCACCCTGGGCTGGTGGCTCCGGGAGAAGAACGTCGTCGACCGCCTCCGCCTCCTCGACGTCCGCCCGTGGTGGAGCCGCGTCCTCGCGCTCGTCGTCCTCGGCACGGCCGGATGGGCGGCGTGGAACTGGCTGCCGCTGTGGCAGGCGGTCGACCTGCGGCACTGGCTGTTCTACGAGGACTCCTACGTCGACCTCGTCGGCGACCAGTGGTGGGCCGGCGGCATCCGCATCCTGCTCATGCTGCTCGCGGTCGTGCTGTGCGCCGCCTTCTTCGCCCTCATCCCCCGCGGCGCGTACTGGTGGACCACGTTCGGTCAGTACACGATGTACGTATACCTCCTGCACTCCTTCGTGCTCTACCCGTTCCGCGAGAGCGGCGTGCTGCGCGACCTCGAGCCGACCTGGTTCTGGCTCCCTGCGGTCACGGCGCTCTCGGTGGTCCTCGCACTGCTGCTCGCGACCAAGCCCGTGCGGCGGGTGTTCCGTCCGCTCGTGGAGCCGCGGCCGCGGTGGCTGTTCGCCGATCCCGAGCTCGCGTCGCGGGAAGGTCGCCGCAACGACCCGACCGGCTCCCGGCGTCCGCGATGA
- a CDS encoding polyribonucleotide nucleotidyltransferase, whose translation MEGPEITATEAVLDNGRFGTRTIRFETGRLAQQAQGAVAAYLDGETMLLSATSAGKHPREGFDFFPLTVDVEERSYAAGKIPGSFFRREGRPSTEAILVCRLIDRPLRPSFVDGLRNEVQIVITVLSIAPGEFYDALAINAASASTQISGLPFSGPVAGVRLAFIPGHGQHEDQWVAFPTAEQVSEAVFDLIVAGRVVTKADGSEDVAIMMVEAEATEGSWNLIKAGASKPDETIVAQGLEASKPFIAQLVKAQAELAATASKEPGVYPVFPAYSDEVYDFVSERAFAELSDVYQIADKTERQNADDAIKDRVKAELIEATEAGSLPAAAPLEFSAAYKSVTKKIVRGRILTEGTRIDGRGLADIRPLDAEVQVIPRVHGSAIFQRGETQIMGVTTLNMLKMEQQIDSLSPTTSKRYMHHYNFPPYSTGETGRVGSPKRREIGHGFLAERALVPVLPSREEFPYAIRQVSEALSSNGSTSMGSVCASTLSLLNAGVPLRAPVAGIAMGLVSDEVNGETRYAALTDILGAEDALGDMDFKVAGTSEFVTAIQLDTKLDGIPSSVLAGALTQAKDARLTILNVLNAAIDAPDEMAPTAPRVISVQIPVDKIGELIGPKGKTINAIQDETGAQISIEEDGTVYIGATDGPSAEAARAQVNAIANPTNPEVGEQFLGTVVKIATFGAFISLLPGKDGLLHVTEVRKLAGGKRVENVEDVLSVGQKILVKITKIDDRGKLSLEPVLDDAPAADEAPAEDAAE comes from the coding sequence TTGGAAGGTCCTGAAATCACCGCCACCGAGGCCGTTCTCGACAACGGCCGCTTCGGCACCCGCACCATCCGCTTCGAGACCGGCCGCCTCGCGCAGCAGGCTCAGGGCGCCGTCGCCGCCTACCTGGACGGCGAGACCATGCTCCTGTCGGCCACGAGCGCGGGCAAGCACCCGCGTGAGGGCTTCGACTTCTTCCCGCTGACGGTCGACGTCGAGGAGCGCTCCTACGCCGCCGGCAAGATCCCCGGCTCGTTCTTCCGTCGTGAGGGTCGTCCCTCGACCGAGGCGATCCTGGTCTGCCGTCTGATCGACCGTCCGCTGCGCCCGTCGTTCGTCGACGGCCTGCGCAACGAGGTCCAGATCGTCATCACGGTCCTCTCGATCGCGCCGGGCGAGTTCTACGACGCCCTCGCGATCAACGCCGCGTCCGCGTCCACCCAGATCTCGGGTCTGCCGTTCTCGGGCCCCGTCGCCGGTGTGCGCCTCGCGTTCATCCCCGGTCACGGTCAGCACGAGGACCAGTGGGTCGCGTTCCCGACCGCCGAGCAGGTCTCCGAGGCCGTGTTCGACCTCATCGTCGCCGGCCGCGTGGTCACCAAGGCCGACGGCTCCGAGGACGTCGCGATCATGATGGTCGAGGCCGAGGCGACCGAGGGCAGCTGGAACCTGATCAAGGCCGGCGCCAGCAAGCCCGACGAGACCATCGTGGCCCAGGGCCTCGAGGCCTCGAAGCCGTTCATCGCCCAGCTCGTCAAGGCCCAGGCCGAGCTCGCCGCCACCGCGTCGAAGGAGCCGGGCGTGTACCCGGTCTTCCCCGCGTACAGCGACGAGGTCTACGACTTCGTGTCCGAGCGCGCGTTCGCCGAGCTGAGCGACGTCTACCAGATCGCCGACAAGACCGAGCGCCAGAACGCCGACGACGCGATCAAGGACCGCGTCAAGGCCGAGCTCATCGAGGCCACCGAGGCGGGCTCGCTCCCGGCTGCGGCCCCGCTGGAGTTCTCCGCGGCGTACAAGTCCGTCACGAAGAAGATCGTGCGTGGTCGCATCCTCACCGAGGGCACCCGCATCGACGGCCGCGGGCTGGCGGACATCCGTCCGCTCGACGCCGAGGTGCAGGTCATCCCGCGCGTGCACGGCTCCGCGATCTTCCAGCGCGGCGAGACCCAGATCATGGGTGTCACCACGCTGAACATGCTCAAGATGGAGCAGCAGATCGACTCGCTGTCGCCCACGACCAGCAAGCGCTACATGCACCACTACAACTTCCCGCCCTACTCGACCGGTGAGACCGGCCGCGTGGGTTCGCCGAAGCGTCGCGAGATCGGGCACGGCTTCCTCGCCGAGCGCGCTCTGGTGCCGGTTCTGCCGAGCCGCGAGGAGTTCCCGTACGCGATCCGTCAGGTGTCCGAGGCGCTGAGCTCCAACGGCTCCACCTCGATGGGCTCCGTCTGCGCGTCGACCCTCTCGCTCCTCAACGCGGGTGTGCCGCTGCGCGCCCCCGTCGCCGGCATCGCGATGGGCCTCGTCTCCGACGAGGTCAACGGGGAGACCCGGTACGCGGCGCTGACCGACATCCTGGGTGCGGAGGACGCGCTCGGTGACATGGACTTCAAGGTCGCCGGCACGAGCGAGTTCGTCACCGCCATCCAGCTCGACACGAAGCTCGACGGCATCCCGTCGTCGGTGCTCGCGGGCGCGCTGACCCAGGCCAAGGACGCTCGTCTGACGATCCTCAACGTCCTGAACGCCGCGATCGACGCTCCCGACGAGATGGCACCCACCGCGCCACGCGTCATCAGCGTCCAGATCCCGGTCGACAAGATCGGCGAGCTGATCGGCCCGAAGGGCAAGACGATCAACGCGATCCAGGACGAGACCGGTGCGCAGATCTCCATCGAGGAGGACGGCACCGTCTACATCGGCGCGACCGACGGCCCCTCGGCCGAGGCCGCCCGTGCCCAGGTCAACGCGATCGCCAACCCGACCAACCCGGAGGTCGGCGAGCAGTTCCTCGGCACCGTCGTGAAGATCGCCACCTTCGGCGCCTTCATCTCGCTGCTGCCGGGCAAGGACGGTCTGCTGCACGTCACCGAGGTGCGCAAGCTCGCCGGTGGCAAGCGTGTGGAGAACGTCGAGGACGTGCTCTCCGTCGGCCAGAAGATCCTCGTGAAGATCACGAAGATCGACGACCGCGGCAAGCTGTCGCTCGAGCCCGTGCTCGACGATGCGCCCGCTGCGGACGAGGCTCCGGCCGAGGACGCCGCCGAGTAA
- a CDS encoding DUF5302 domain-containing protein produces MSTEEGAGSSSEDMKRKFKEALEKKNAHHRQGEAHLDGDSAVHAAHAPQTRREFRRKSG; encoded by the coding sequence ATGAGCACCGAAGAAGGCGCCGGCTCCTCCTCCGAGGACATGAAGCGCAAGTTCAAGGAAGCGCTCGAGAAGAAGAACGCGCACCACCGGCAGGGCGAGGCTCACCTCGACGGCGATTCCGCCGTGCACGCCGCCCACGCCCCGCAGACGCGGCGCGAGTTCCGACGCAAGAGCGGTTGA
- a CDS encoding aldo/keto reductase, with protein MRLFSVGAGTPAERAPQEHEDHPSAPIPIVGPGVGESIRAALGETGYETFPLMLGAAEFGWNVDLETSHGILDRYVEFGGNAIHTADGFSGGRSEHILGQWLRSRDQRERVVLSVRIGAHADNPGLGSVNLVRAVEGSLTRLGVERIDVLYLDATLDATTNLEDTLATVEWLVEAGKIGALGAYGFTPERLVEARILASAGYPRITVIDTPYNLVRRQPFEGDLRLVAGAQNLAVTPSHALEHGFLSGRHRTKAVASRGVRGEQLRGHLNRRGTKVLRALDQVAAELAVPVAAVSIAWLLAQRTVAAPIVNTFATDHVDELMQGAGVTLSRVQVADLTRAGA; from the coding sequence ATGCGGTTGTTCAGCGTAGGCGCAGGAACACCTGCTGAACGCGCCCCGCAGGAGCACGAGGACCACCCGTCCGCCCCCATCCCGATCGTCGGGCCCGGCGTGGGGGAGTCCATCCGCGCCGCCCTCGGCGAGACCGGGTACGAGACGTTCCCGCTGATGCTCGGCGCCGCGGAGTTCGGATGGAACGTCGATCTCGAGACGAGCCACGGCATCCTCGACCGCTACGTGGAGTTCGGCGGCAACGCCATCCATACCGCGGACGGGTTCTCCGGCGGGCGGAGCGAGCATATCCTCGGGCAGTGGCTGCGGTCGCGGGACCAGCGCGAGCGGGTGGTCCTGAGCGTGCGCATCGGAGCGCACGCCGACAACCCCGGCCTGGGATCGGTCAACCTCGTCCGTGCCGTCGAGGGGTCGCTGACCCGGCTCGGCGTCGAGCGCATCGACGTGCTGTACCTGGACGCCACGCTGGATGCGACGACCAACCTCGAAGACACCCTGGCCACGGTCGAGTGGCTCGTCGAGGCGGGGAAGATCGGGGCGCTCGGCGCGTACGGCTTCACGCCGGAGAGGCTCGTCGAGGCGCGGATCCTCGCGTCGGCGGGATATCCGCGCATCACGGTCATCGACACGCCGTACAACCTCGTCCGTCGGCAGCCGTTCGAGGGCGACCTGCGGCTCGTCGCCGGCGCGCAGAACCTCGCCGTGACGCCGTCCCACGCGCTGGAGCACGGATTCCTGTCCGGCCGTCACCGGACGAAGGCGGTCGCGTCGCGCGGCGTCCGCGGCGAGCAGCTCCGGGGTCACCTCAACCGCCGAGGGACCAAGGTGCTGCGTGCGCTGGATCAGGTCGCGGCGGAGCTCGCCGTGCCTGTCGCGGCCGTGTCCATCGCGTGGCTGCTCGCGCAGCGCACGGTCGCCGCGCCGATCGTGAACACGTTCGCGACCGACCACGTCGACGAGCTCATGCAGGGCGCGGGCGTGACGCTGTCCCGGGTACAGGTCGCCGACCTCACCCGCGCGGGCGCCTGA
- a CDS encoding GDSL-type esterase/lipase family protein — protein MRVAIVTESFLPHMNGVTGSVMQILRHLERRGHDSCVLAPAAIGMPVELHGAPVTAIPSVPLPGYRDVRVGAATTRRIGAELDRFRPDVVHLASPFALGWRGLLAAERGGVGTVAAYQTDVAAYTERYRVAATTGIAHAHIARLHRRATLTLAPSTESAQQLSRLGIDRIRPWGRGVDAELFHPSRRSDALRAEWGAETVIGYVGRLAPEKQVEDLAALHGIPGTRLVIVGDGPRRERLQEQLPDALFLGRLDGEALAAALASFDVFVHPGESETFGQTLQEAHASGVPVVATGRGGPLDLVRPGVDGWLYRPGDLAELRRRVTDLAGDERRRRAFGEAGWSAVQGRSWAHLGDQLLDHFEEARTLHAVDRRLRARRLVRPEPAPPAPARRWRRIVALGDSVTEGLCDPGPDGALRGWADRLALLLAARGGLHYANLAIRSKRVSDVCGPQLERARELRPDLVTVLVGANDLVRHRVDVPALAASLETAVRRLRATGADVILVTPFLPARRAAALYARRFSAFATALAGVAARTGAILIDTDLLPALGERQHWGEDLVHLGSRGHRVLAYRVAEVLGVPHADALGALDAALHENEPIGRAAWWRQYALPWVWRRLHGRAAGDGRRAKHDDYVYLGRSTVPQDASVV, from the coding sequence GTGAGAGTCGCGATCGTCACCGAGTCCTTCCTTCCGCACATGAACGGTGTGACCGGATCCGTGATGCAGATCCTCCGTCACCTGGAGCGCCGAGGGCATGACTCCTGTGTGCTCGCTCCGGCCGCGATCGGAATGCCGGTGGAGCTGCACGGCGCGCCTGTCACCGCGATTCCCAGCGTCCCGCTCCCGGGGTACCGGGACGTCCGGGTGGGCGCGGCGACCACTCGGAGGATCGGCGCGGAGCTCGACCGCTTCCGTCCCGACGTCGTCCACCTGGCGTCGCCGTTCGCGCTCGGGTGGCGGGGCCTGCTCGCCGCAGAACGCGGGGGTGTCGGAACGGTCGCGGCGTACCAGACCGACGTGGCCGCCTATACGGAGAGATATCGCGTCGCGGCGACGACCGGGATCGCCCATGCCCACATCGCCCGACTGCACAGGAGGGCCACACTCACGCTCGCGCCGTCCACCGAGTCGGCACAGCAGCTGAGCCGGCTCGGCATCGACCGCATCCGGCCCTGGGGGCGGGGTGTGGACGCCGAGCTCTTCCACCCCTCGCGGCGCAGCGACGCGCTTCGGGCCGAGTGGGGAGCCGAGACCGTCATCGGCTACGTCGGACGCCTCGCCCCCGAGAAGCAGGTGGAGGATCTCGCCGCGCTGCACGGCATCCCCGGCACGCGTCTCGTCATCGTCGGAGACGGCCCCCGGAGGGAGCGGCTGCAGGAGCAGCTTCCCGACGCCCTCTTCCTCGGGCGGCTCGACGGGGAGGCGCTCGCGGCGGCGCTGGCCTCCTTCGACGTCTTCGTGCATCCGGGGGAGAGCGAGACCTTCGGGCAGACACTCCAGGAGGCCCATGCGAGCGGTGTCCCCGTGGTCGCCACAGGCAGAGGAGGCCCGCTCGACCTCGTCCGGCCCGGCGTCGACGGGTGGCTCTACCGACCAGGAGACCTCGCAGAGCTCCGCCGTCGCGTGACCGATCTCGCCGGAGACGAGCGCCGGCGTCGGGCGTTCGGGGAGGCGGGCTGGAGCGCGGTGCAGGGCCGGAGCTGGGCGCACCTCGGAGATCAGCTCCTGGATCACTTCGAGGAGGCGCGGACGCTGCATGCCGTGGACCGTCGTCTGCGCGCTCGCCGCCTCGTCCGGCCGGAGCCGGCCCCGCCCGCCCCCGCGCGCCGCTGGCGGCGGATCGTCGCCCTCGGCGACTCGGTGACCGAGGGGCTCTGCGACCCCGGACCCGATGGGGCGCTCCGCGGGTGGGCGGACCGGCTCGCGCTGCTCCTCGCCGCGCGGGGAGGCCTCCACTACGCGAACCTCGCGATCCGGTCGAAGCGGGTGTCCGACGTGTGCGGACCGCAGCTGGAGCGGGCGCGCGAACTCCGCCCCGACCTGGTCACCGTCCTGGTGGGTGCCAACGATCTCGTGAGGCACCGCGTCGACGTGCCCGCGCTCGCCGCGAGCCTGGAGACCGCGGTGCGGCGGCTTCGCGCGACCGGTGCCGACGTGATCCTGGTCACGCCGTTCCTGCCCGCCCGCCGAGCGGCGGCGCTGTACGCGCGGCGCTTCTCCGCCTTCGCCACGGCGCTCGCCGGGGTCGCTGCGCGGACCGGTGCGATCCTCATCGACACGGATCTGCTCCCGGCGCTGGGGGAGCGACAGCACTGGGGCGAGGACCTCGTGCATCTCGGCAGTCGGGGGCACCGCGTGCTCGCCTATCGCGTCGCGGAGGTGCTCGGGGTACCGCACGCCGATGCGCTGGGAGCGCTGGATGCGGCGTTGCACGAGAACGAGCCGATCGGACGAGCGGCCTGGTGGCGGCAGTACGCGCTCCCGTGGGTGTGGCGACGACTGCACGGCCGCGCCGCGGGAGACGGGCGTCGGGCGAAGCACGACGACTACGTTTACCTCGGGCGCTCCACCGTGCCGCAGGACGCCAGCGTGGTCTGA
- a CDS encoding UDP-glucose dehydrogenase family protein: MRMSVIGCGYLGAVHAAAMASLGHDVVGIDVDEGKVADLTAGAAPFFEPGLAELLAEGVRSGRLRFAADPAAAAGAEVHFLAVGTPQSASGPAADLRFVDAAIDGLLPHLGPGAVVAGKSTVPVGTAARLARRIAETGATLAWNPEFLREGWAVHDTLRPDRLVVGAEDTRQGAAAVDLLRRVYAAAIDAGAPFLVTDLATAELVKGAANAFLATKISFINAMAEIAEAAGADVTLLAEALGHDSRIGRRYLGSGIGFGGGCLPKDIRAFAARAEELGRGEAVGFLHEVDAINLRRRDRAVRLVVDALGGLVFGRRIAVLGAAFKPFSDDVRDSPALEVAVRLRGLGADVVVTDPAAIENARARHPQLGYASSRDEALRDADAVVVVTEWDEYRRELHPQHAGGLVRGRIVIDGRNCLDADAWRAAGWTYHGMGRR, from the coding sequence ATGCGGATGTCGGTGATCGGATGCGGGTATCTGGGAGCGGTGCACGCCGCGGCGATGGCCTCGCTCGGGCACGATGTCGTGGGGATCGACGTGGACGAGGGCAAGGTCGCCGACCTCACCGCGGGTGCCGCGCCCTTCTTCGAGCCCGGCCTCGCCGAGCTCCTCGCGGAGGGAGTGCGGTCAGGGCGGTTGCGCTTCGCCGCGGATCCGGCGGCTGCTGCCGGGGCGGAGGTGCACTTCCTCGCGGTCGGCACCCCGCAGTCCGCCTCCGGGCCCGCAGCCGACCTCCGCTTCGTCGACGCGGCGATCGACGGGCTGCTCCCCCACCTGGGACCAGGGGCGGTGGTCGCCGGGAAGTCGACGGTCCCCGTGGGCACCGCGGCCCGTCTCGCCCGTCGGATCGCGGAGACCGGCGCGACGCTCGCCTGGAACCCCGAGTTCCTCCGGGAGGGCTGGGCCGTCCACGACACCCTCCGCCCCGACCGTCTGGTGGTCGGCGCCGAGGACACCCGGCAGGGCGCCGCCGCCGTCGACCTGCTCCGCCGCGTGTACGCCGCGGCGATCGACGCGGGCGCGCCCTTCCTCGTCACCGACCTCGCCACCGCTGAGCTCGTGAAGGGCGCCGCCAACGCGTTCCTCGCGACGAAGATCTCGTTCATCAACGCCATGGCCGAGATCGCCGAGGCGGCCGGAGCGGACGTCACCCTCCTCGCCGAAGCACTCGGACACGACTCGCGCATCGGCCGCCGCTACCTCGGCTCGGGGATCGGGTTCGGGGGCGGCTGCCTGCCCAAGGACATCCGCGCGTTCGCGGCGCGCGCCGAGGAGCTCGGACGCGGGGAGGCCGTCGGGTTCCTCCACGAGGTGGACGCCATCAACCTCCGCCGACGGGATCGGGCGGTGCGCCTTGTGGTGGATGCGCTCGGCGGCCTCGTCTTCGGGAGGAGGATCGCCGTCCTCGGCGCGGCCTTCAAGCCCTTCAGCGACGACGTCCGCGACTCCCCCGCCCTGGAGGTGGCCGTGCGGCTGCGCGGACTGGGCGCCGATGTCGTGGTGACCGACCCCGCGGCGATCGAGAACGCCCGCGCACGGCATCCGCAGCTCGGGTACGCCTCGTCCAGGGACGAGGCCCTGCGGGACGCGGATGCGGTCGTCGTCGTCACGGAGTGGGACGAGTACCGCCGGGAGCTCCATCCCCAGCACGCCGGCGGCCTCGTGCGGGGCCGCATCGTGATCGACGGGCGGAACTGTCTGGACGCCGACGCCTGGCGGGCTGCCGGCTGGACCTACCACGGGATGGGGCGACGCTGA
- a CDS encoding histidine phosphatase family protein has protein sequence MTHYIYLVRHGEHQDAEHGLADGPLSPRGQRQAELIADRLSGLPLDAVWHSPLLRAAETARAIAGRLPSVDPEPSALLFDCVPTGMTEETPAVFEPFFGSVTEAEIEAGRAQMSDAVNEFLVRKTGDVHEVLITHNFVISWFVREVLAAPDWRWMTLNQSHCGLTVIAQKQGRPWTLLTHNDTGHLPMELRTGIPDALLV, from the coding sequence GTGACGCACTACATATATCTGGTCAGACACGGTGAACATCAGGATGCCGAGCACGGCCTCGCCGACGGACCCCTCTCCCCGCGCGGTCAGCGGCAGGCGGAGCTCATCGCGGATCGCCTGTCCGGCCTCCCGCTCGACGCCGTCTGGCATTCGCCGCTCCTCCGCGCCGCGGAGACGGCGCGAGCGATCGCCGGCCGACTCCCCTCCGTGGATCCGGAGCCCTCCGCTCTGCTCTTCGACTGCGTGCCGACGGGGATGACGGAGGAGACGCCGGCCGTGTTCGAGCCCTTCTTCGGCTCCGTGACCGAGGCGGAGATCGAGGCGGGCCGCGCGCAGATGTCCGATGCCGTCAACGAGTTCCTCGTGCGGAAGACCGGCGACGTGCACGAGGTGCTCATCACCCACAACTTCGTGATCTCGTGGTTCGTGCGCGAGGTGCTCGCCGCACCGGACTGGCGCTGGATGACCCTGAACCAGTCGCACTGCGGGTTGACGGTGATCGCGCAGAAGCAGGGACGGCCATGGACCCTGCTCACGCACAACGACACCGGCCATCTTCCGATGGAGCTGCGGACGGGCATCCCGGACGCGCTGCTGGTCTGA